In a genomic window of Cytobacillus sp. FSL H8-0458:
- a CDS encoding LLM class flavin-dependent oxidoreductase, whose translation MTNIQIPVSVLNLAPIREGKDSRQAIKDLVDLAQATEEMGYKRFWIAEHHNTPTLVSSATAILIKHALEHTKTIRIGSGGIMLPNHAPLVVAEQFGTMATIYPDRVDLGLGRAPGTDMMTANALRRSKNDSVYTFPEDVKQLLTYFGPSEEQSYVKAHPGVETNIPIYILGSSTDSAYLAAELGLPYVFASHFAPRWMEDAIRIYRANFKPSQYLDKPYMMVCLNVIAAETDEEAEFLSTTMKQFFLNVVRGTSMKLSPPVEDLDSIWNPMEKEAAEGMSSVTLMGSKETVKGQLEQFQSMYNVDEIMAVSYIYDEEKQKRSYEILKEITDGN comes from the coding sequence ATGACCAATATACAAATACCTGTTTCTGTTTTAAACCTTGCCCCGATACGGGAGGGGAAAGACAGCAGGCAGGCAATCAAAGATCTTGTTGATCTGGCTCAGGCAACAGAGGAGATGGGCTACAAACGCTTTTGGATAGCGGAGCATCATAATACCCCGACACTGGTTAGTTCTGCCACGGCTATTTTAATAAAACATGCATTGGAGCATACTAAAACGATTCGCATAGGCTCCGGCGGAATTATGCTGCCGAACCATGCGCCATTAGTGGTTGCCGAGCAATTCGGCACGATGGCGACTATTTATCCGGATCGGGTCGACTTGGGTCTTGGAAGGGCACCTGGTACGGATATGATGACGGCTAATGCGCTCCGCCGTTCAAAAAATGATTCTGTTTATACATTTCCTGAGGATGTGAAGCAGCTGCTGACATACTTTGGTCCTTCAGAGGAGCAGAGCTATGTAAAAGCACACCCGGGTGTTGAAACGAACATTCCCATTTATATTCTTGGTTCTTCGACAGATTCAGCGTATTTGGCTGCTGAGCTGGGGCTTCCATATGTGTTTGCTTCACACTTTGCTCCAAGGTGGATGGAGGACGCCATCCGGATCTACCGTGCCAACTTTAAGCCTTCGCAGTATCTGGATAAACCATATATGATGGTATGCTTAAATGTCATTGCAGCAGAGACGGATGAGGAAGCTGAATTCCTGTCAACCACAATGAAACAGTTTTTCCTGAATGTTGTCAGAGGGACTTCCATGAAATTAAGCCCTCCGGTCGAGGACTTGGACTCTATCTGGAACCCAATGGAGAAGGAAGCGGCAGAGGGGATGTCCAGCGTCACCCTGATGGGAAGCAAAGAAACAGTCAAAGGACAGCTCGAACAGTTCCAGAGTATGTATAATGTTGATGAAATCATGGCGGTTTCTTATATTTATGATGAAGAAAAACAAAAACGTTCTTATGAAATATTGAAAGAAATTACAGACGGCAATTGA
- a CDS encoding DMT family transporter, whose protein sequence is MKGRSRSTGLLLVIFGASFWGVGGTVAQKLFQEFGISVDWLVTARLLIAGVLLLAVQFLLKDHSQVFGVWKNKRAAIMLLIFGLAGMLAVQYTYMASIHHGNAAVATLLQYQAPAMIIIYLVLRKQTVFSRQDLVTVSLALAGCFLLLTNGSVSQLSVPSPAIVWGVLSGVALAFYTLYAVPLLKEYDSLVVVGWAMVIGGSALSFVHPPWKMEFGSLTAEGYLYLVFVIIFGTMLAFWFYIESLQTLSPTETSLLSSLEPLAAVFTTVIWLNEPFGIFQWAGTACIFGMILLLALNKKKPAKTSVSAENEEPLRVS, encoded by the coding sequence TCAAAAGCTTTTTCAGGAATTTGGAATCTCTGTTGATTGGCTTGTCACAGCCCGGCTTCTGATCGCGGGTGTTCTTCTTTTGGCCGTTCAATTTTTGCTGAAAGATCACTCACAAGTGTTTGGAGTTTGGAAGAATAAAAGGGCAGCTATCATGCTTTTGATTTTTGGCCTGGCGGGAATGCTTGCCGTACAGTACACCTATATGGCTTCCATTCATCATGGAAACGCGGCTGTTGCCACACTGCTTCAATATCAGGCGCCAGCTATGATTATCATTTATCTGGTTTTGCGGAAGCAAACAGTGTTTTCAAGGCAGGATCTGGTGACAGTTTCCCTTGCTTTAGCGGGATGCTTTCTGCTATTGACCAATGGTTCTGTTTCTCAGCTGTCCGTACCGTCACCTGCAATTGTATGGGGAGTGCTTTCCGGTGTGGCACTGGCGTTTTATACGTTATATGCCGTCCCGCTGCTGAAGGAGTACGATTCCCTTGTCGTGGTTGGATGGGCGATGGTCATTGGCGGATCTGCATTGAGTTTCGTCCATCCCCCATGGAAAATGGAGTTTGGCAGCTTAACGGCTGAAGGTTACCTGTATTTGGTTTTCGTTATTATTTTTGGAACGATGCTTGCGTTCTGGTTCTATATTGAAAGTCTCCAAACGCTGTCTCCAACGGAAACCAGTCTTTTGAGCAGCCTTGAGCCGCTTGCCGCAGTATTTACTACGGTTATCTGGCTGAACGAACCATTCGGCATTTTTCAATGGGCAGGTACTGCCTGTATCTTTGGCATGATTCTGCTGCTGGCATTGAATAAGAAAAAACCGGCAAAAACCAGTGTTTCTGCTGAGAATGAAGAACCATTAAGAGTAAGCTGA